From Methylopila sp. M107, a single genomic window includes:
- a CDS encoding EAL domain-containing protein — protein MTKPAAIFVAAAMAVTAGCVSVIATYGLGLNLPQALLCGFASLAGMAVTQLAFTRAAPQESGRLDDLDHVVNELQSRLEMIDLRLSTLDGAASERARAATKPVVEEIAALGGLVTSIAREVAGHDVELSKLKAAARPMATEGVGALAPQWAQPAAPAFVQSAPPAAPALLRTPEPFDPGDAIGRRDAFAETPGDLDRRIVQALASGRIEPHLQPIVTLPSRRVSHYEALARLIEADSQLTAEQFLPAAVANGRMAEIDRRILEGAAPVALRLASKGGGAVFVNVAPETFATAEGRAGIAAPFDGRLDFGRMMVLEMPQAGFGSLGGEALALLQRLTGAGVRLSLDHVEDLRLDARDLARRGVRFVKVSAERLLDPEAARGAAIHPADLSGLLSRNGVELIATHVEDERTVPELLDMDVRFAQGALFGVPRPVRPAAPDAPLDPPAARPAAARLVPRAVAAR, from the coding sequence ATGACGAAGCCAGCCGCGATTTTCGTGGCCGCCGCCATGGCGGTGACGGCGGGCTGCGTCTCGGTGATCGCGACCTACGGGCTCGGCCTGAACCTGCCGCAGGCGCTGCTCTGTGGTTTCGCCTCGCTCGCCGGCATGGCCGTCACCCAGCTCGCCTTCACGCGCGCCGCCCCGCAGGAGAGCGGCCGGCTCGACGACCTCGACCATGTGGTGAACGAGCTGCAGAGCAGGCTCGAGATGATTGATCTGCGCCTGTCGACGCTCGACGGCGCCGCGAGCGAGCGGGCGCGCGCCGCCACCAAACCGGTGGTCGAGGAGATCGCCGCGCTCGGCGGCCTCGTCACCAGCATCGCCCGGGAGGTCGCGGGCCACGACGTCGAACTGTCGAAGCTGAAGGCGGCCGCCCGCCCGATGGCGACCGAGGGCGTCGGCGCGCTCGCCCCGCAATGGGCGCAGCCCGCGGCGCCGGCCTTCGTCCAGTCCGCGCCGCCGGCGGCTCCGGCGCTGCTCCGGACGCCGGAACCGTTCGATCCCGGCGACGCGATCGGCCGGCGGGACGCTTTCGCCGAGACGCCTGGCGATCTCGACCGGCGCATCGTCCAGGCGCTCGCCTCTGGCCGGATCGAGCCGCATCTGCAACCGATCGTCACCCTGCCGAGCCGACGCGTCTCGCATTACGAGGCGCTCGCCCGGCTGATCGAGGCCGACAGCCAGCTCACGGCGGAGCAGTTCCTGCCGGCCGCGGTCGCGAACGGCCGGATGGCCGAGATCGACCGGCGCATCCTCGAGGGCGCGGCCCCGGTCGCGCTGAGGCTTGCGTCGAAAGGGGGCGGCGCAGTGTTCGTCAATGTCGCGCCCGAGACGTTCGCGACCGCGGAGGGCCGCGCCGGGATCGCGGCGCCGTTCGACGGCCGGCTCGATTTCGGCCGCATGATGGTTCTGGAAATGCCGCAAGCGGGCTTCGGGTCGCTCGGCGGCGAGGCCCTCGCCCTGCTGCAGCGGTTGACCGGGGCGGGCGTCCGGCTGTCGCTCGACCATGTCGAGGATCTGAGGCTCGACGCCAGGGATCTGGCGCGGCGCGGCGTGCGCTTCGTCAAGGTTTCGGCCGAACGTCTGCTCGACCCGGAGGCCGCGCGCGGCGCCGCGATCCACCCGGCGGACCTGTCCGGCCTGCTGTCGCGCAACGGCGTCGAGCTGATCGCGACCCATGTCGAGGACGAACGCACCGTGCCGGAGCTGCTCGACATGGACGTGCGCTTCGCGCAAGGCGCGCTGTTCGGCGTGCCCCGCCCGGTGCGGCCCGCGGCCCCCGATGCGCCGCTCGATCCGCCGGCGGCGCGGCCCGCCGCCGCGAGGCTGGTGCCGCGCGCGGTCGCGGCGCGCTGA
- a CDS encoding formaldehyde-activating enzyme: protein MSNRIVFRAGEALVAGGPPGTAAEPEVVIGELDGPVGTALATLTGDQVQGHTRVFALLNTDIMVRPVTLCVSKVTVDNPRYTNILMGTVQFAIANGVLDAVRAGYIPKEKANDLGIICSVWLAPTIVDVENLDHKVLFDIHRKGMLEAIRKAMSAEPSIDWLLENQDKITHKYYQMGLDGKV, encoded by the coding sequence ATGAGCAACCGCATCGTGTTCCGCGCCGGAGAGGCGCTGGTGGCCGGCGGCCCTCCCGGCACCGCGGCCGAGCCCGAAGTCGTGATCGGCGAGCTCGACGGTCCGGTCGGGACCGCGCTCGCGACGCTCACGGGCGATCAGGTGCAGGGCCACACCCGCGTGTTCGCGCTGCTCAACACCGACATCATGGTGCGCCCCGTGACGCTCTGCGTCTCGAAGGTGACGGTCGACAACCCGCGCTACACCAACATCCTGATGGGCACCGTGCAGTTCGCCATCGCGAACGGCGTGCTCGACGCGGTGCGGGCCGGCTACATCCCGAAGGAAAAGGCCAACGACCTCGGCATCATCTGCTCGGTCTGGCTCGCGCCGACGATCGTCGACGTCGAGAACCTCGACCACAAGGTGCTGTTCGACATCCACCGCAAGGGCATGCTCGAGGCGATCCGCAAGGCGATGTCGGCCGAGCCCTCGATCGACTGGCTGCTCGAGAACCAGGACAAGATCACCCACAAATACTACCAGATGGGCCTCGACGGAAAAGTCTGA
- a CDS encoding cation:proton antiporter, translating into MAAELYTNEYYSEALVFLSTAGIIVPLFKKLNLSPIHGFLFAGVLLGPFGLGGLQEHFPWLEPVTINNVAELSSIAELGVVLLMFMIGLELSLERLWLSKKLVFGLGSLQVVLCAAALAALAYKLGQGVLSAIVIGSALSLSSTAIIMPTLADKNRLHLASGRASFSILLFQDLAVAPLLVMVSLMGLDGGDLWANLFKSLAPGIVAVVAIVAAGRLLLRPLFRWVAATHSTELFMATCLLVILGTAYVTAANGESMALGAFIAGLLLAETEFRRQIETLIEPFKGLLLGLFFLSVGSSLDVKLLLDNLASSIGIATSIVAVKSAITYAAGRGVGLGRIVARDTALTIAGGGEFAFVLLSPSLSGHVVPLSAANAAMAAVSLSMLSIPSLIGLCARIPAKNPKEREFAVTRPVETHAEDPVVIVGYGRVGGLVGVMLERHQIPFIAIDIDIGLVGRKRQTAPVFFGDATNAELLHHCGVPSARALVITINSREAANEVARAAREHNPTLPIIARAVDPQHARKLYRLGVTDAVPKDLEPSLHLSELVLMEIGLSAGLVIASIHEQRAEYRAVLVGKTKKGQTRRGIRGELKKPPPARGESPPA; encoded by the coding sequence GTGGCGGCGGAACTCTACACCAACGAGTATTATTCCGAGGCGCTCGTATTCCTGAGCACCGCCGGAATCATCGTCCCTCTGTTCAAGAAGCTCAATCTCAGTCCGATCCACGGCTTCCTGTTTGCTGGCGTTCTGCTTGGGCCGTTCGGCCTCGGCGGGCTGCAGGAGCATTTTCCCTGGCTGGAGCCGGTCACGATCAACAATGTGGCCGAGCTGTCGAGCATCGCAGAGCTTGGCGTCGTGCTGCTCATGTTCATGATCGGCCTGGAGCTGTCCCTCGAGCGATTGTGGCTTTCGAAGAAGCTCGTGTTCGGGCTCGGCTCGCTGCAGGTCGTCCTGTGCGCGGCGGCGCTGGCGGCGCTCGCCTACAAGCTCGGGCAAGGCGTGCTGTCGGCGATCGTGATCGGATCGGCGCTGTCGCTGTCGTCGACCGCGATCATCATGCCGACGCTCGCGGACAAGAACAGGCTGCACCTCGCCTCCGGCCGCGCGAGCTTTTCGATCCTGCTGTTCCAGGATCTCGCCGTGGCGCCGCTGCTCGTCATGGTCTCGCTGATGGGACTCGACGGCGGCGACCTCTGGGCGAACCTCTTCAAATCGCTGGCGCCCGGCATCGTCGCCGTGGTCGCGATCGTCGCGGCCGGCCGGCTTCTGCTGCGGCCGCTGTTCCGCTGGGTCGCGGCCACGCACAGCACCGAGCTGTTCATGGCGACCTGCCTGCTGGTGATCCTCGGCACCGCCTACGTCACGGCCGCGAACGGCGAGTCGATGGCGCTCGGCGCGTTCATCGCTGGGCTGCTGCTGGCCGAGACCGAGTTCCGGCGCCAGATCGAGACGTTGATCGAGCCCTTCAAGGGGCTGCTGCTCGGCCTGTTCTTCCTGTCCGTCGGCTCGTCGCTCGACGTCAAGCTGCTGCTCGACAATCTCGCCTCGTCGATCGGCATCGCGACGAGCATCGTGGCGGTGAAGAGCGCGATCACCTATGCGGCCGGCCGCGGCGTCGGCCTCGGCAGGATCGTCGCGCGAGACACCGCGCTGACCATCGCCGGCGGCGGGGAGTTCGCCTTCGTGCTGCTCAGCCCGTCGCTGTCGGGCCACGTCGTCCCGCTGTCCGCCGCGAACGCCGCGATGGCGGCCGTGTCGCTGTCGATGCTCTCGATCCCCTCGCTGATCGGCCTCTGCGCGCGGATTCCGGCGAAAAACCCGAAGGAGCGGGAATTCGCGGTGACGCGTCCCGTCGAGACCCATGCCGAGGACCCGGTCGTCATCGTCGGCTACGGCCGCGTCGGCGGACTGGTGGGCGTCATGCTGGAGCGTCACCAGATCCCGTTCATCGCGATCGACATCGACATCGGGCTCGTCGGGCGCAAACGCCAGACCGCGCCGGTGTTCTTCGGCGACGCGACCAACGCCGAACTGCTGCATCACTGCGGCGTCCCGAGCGCGCGGGCGCTCGTGATCACCATCAACTCCCGCGAGGCCGCCAACGAGGTGGCGCGCGCGGCGCGGGAGCACAACCCGACGCTGCCCATCATCGCCCGGGCGGTCGATCCGCAGCATGCCAGGAAGCTCTATCGCCTCGGCGTGACCGACGCGGTGCCGAAGGATCTCGAGCCGAGCCTCCATCTGTCCGAACTGGTGCTGATGGAGATCGGCCTGTCGGCCGGGCTCGTGATCGCCTCGATTCACGAGCAGCGCGCCGAGTACCGGGCGGTGCTGGTCGGCAAGACGAAGAAGGGGCAGACCCGCCGGGGCATTCGCGGCGAACTGAAGAAGCCGCCGCCCGCGAGAGGCGAAAGCCCGCCGGCCTGA
- a CDS encoding cupredoxin family copper-binding protein, producing MTSVNDIAEARLDRRMVLAGVAVAAAATLAPSFAIAQDAAASPVEVDPTGAGGGTEVVIDKMAFQTTEAKVKVGDTITWENKDGMAHNVHFRGGPMKGNPKAQGKMLNTGEKYSVKFLQPGEYSYVCTPHPMMKAKVIVEA from the coding sequence ATGACATCCGTCAACGACATCGCAGAGGCCCGCCTCGATCGACGCATGGTTCTGGCCGGCGTCGCGGTCGCGGCCGCCGCCACGCTCGCGCCCAGCTTCGCCATCGCGCAGGACGCGGCCGCGTCTCCGGTCGAGGTCGATCCCACGGGCGCCGGCGGCGGCACCGAAGTCGTGATCGACAAGATGGCGTTCCAGACCACCGAAGCGAAGGTCAAGGTCGGCGACACCATCACCTGGGAAAACAAAGACGGCATGGCGCACAACGTGCACTTCCGCGGCGGCCCGATGAAGGGCAACCCGAAGGCGCAGGGCAAGATGCTGAACACCGGCGAGAAGTACTCGGTGAAGTTCCTGCAGCCGGGCGAATACTCCTATGTCTGCACGCCGCATCCGATGATGAAGGCGAAGGTCATCGTCGAGGCCTGA
- a CDS encoding TIGR01459 family HAD-type hydrolase, with the protein MQTPPPDNDAPIALGRFEPLAPNYDVALCDVWGVLHDGITAHLDAADALMRFRSAGGVVVLVSNAPRPSEWVVMSLDEKGVPRSAWDGVITSGDVARRMLADRGLTSVHHIGPLRDLPLLGDERISRVGIDEAPIALATGLENEATETPDDYADRLAEMKRKDLPLICANPDLVVQVGDQTIWCAGAIADLYEKAGGETLWAGKPYAPIYDAALRLAAEILGRDVPRDRVVAIGDAVRTDLAGATAAGIDCVFVADGIHGDELGRGSPDPEKLKALFSEHGYQPVAVMPKLIW; encoded by the coding sequence ATGCAGACGCCGCCCCCCGACAATGACGCGCCGATCGCCCTCGGCCGCTTCGAACCGCTCGCGCCGAATTACGACGTCGCGCTCTGTGACGTGTGGGGCGTGCTGCATGACGGGATCACCGCCCATCTCGACGCGGCCGACGCGCTGATGCGGTTCCGCTCGGCCGGCGGCGTGGTGGTGCTGGTGTCCAATGCGCCGCGCCCTTCCGAATGGGTGGTGATGAGCCTCGACGAGAAGGGCGTGCCGCGCAGCGCCTGGGACGGGGTGATCACCTCCGGCGACGTCGCGCGCCGCATGCTGGCCGATCGCGGGCTGACGTCGGTCCACCACATCGGGCCGCTCCGCGACCTGCCGCTGCTCGGCGACGAAAGGATTTCGCGGGTCGGAATCGACGAGGCCCCGATCGCGCTCGCGACCGGGCTCGAGAACGAGGCGACCGAGACGCCGGACGACTACGCCGACCGCCTCGCGGAGATGAAGCGCAAGGACCTGCCGCTGATTTGCGCGAACCCCGACCTCGTCGTCCAGGTCGGCGACCAGACGATCTGGTGCGCGGGCGCGATCGCGGATCTTTACGAGAAGGCCGGCGGCGAGACCCTGTGGGCCGGCAAGCCCTACGCGCCGATCTACGACGCGGCGCTCCGACTCGCGGCCGAGATCCTCGGCCGCGACGTCCCCCGCGACCGCGTCGTCGCGATCGGCGACGCGGTGCGCACCGATCTCGCGGGCGCGACCGCCGCCGGCATCGACTGCGTCTTCGTCGCCGACGGCATCCACGGCGACGAACTCGGCCGCGGCTCGCCGGATCCCGAAAAGCTGAAGGCGCTGTTTTCCGAGCACGGCTACCAGCCGGTCGCGGTCATGCCGAAGCTCATCTGGTAG
- a CDS encoding TIGR03364 family FAD-dependent oxidoreductase yields the protein MADTYDLAVVGAGVVGLAHALAAARSGRRVVVIEREARANGASIRMAGLVTVAGHAPGAMWRRAKRSREIWVEVCAQAGVRIEQEGLAIVARRPEAATALDAFAATDGGAGCSFYRPDDAHALFPHFKGDIAGVFWSPDEIRIEAKSAIPKIAAWLEDAHDVAFKWETAVTAVADGELTTSRGPISAAAVVVCPGDDFRTLFADRLLGAGLSRAKSHMLRVRCEDGFELPGAVASDLAIQRLPAFEGLDGAEALRARLEAEQPDHLQHGVAMLASQSADGSVVLSGSRQIEATPDPFQSQAIDELILAEFEAVFGKRPKQVVSRWIGAYAFSTERPVVVEAPSERVRIVVAASAAGASSAFAVAEETIAGLFGKGA from the coding sequence ATGGCGGACACATACGATCTCGCGGTTGTGGGCGCCGGCGTCGTCGGGCTCGCGCATGCGCTGGCGGCTGCGAGGAGCGGCCGGCGCGTCGTCGTGATCGAGCGCGAGGCGCGCGCCAACGGGGCGTCGATCCGCATGGCGGGGCTCGTCACGGTCGCGGGTCATGCGCCCGGCGCGATGTGGCGGCGCGCCAAGCGCTCCCGCGAGATCTGGGTCGAGGTCTGCGCGCAGGCGGGCGTCCGCATCGAGCAGGAGGGGCTGGCGATCGTGGCGCGCCGGCCGGAGGCCGCGACCGCGCTCGACGCCTTCGCGGCGACCGATGGCGGGGCGGGCTGCTCGTTCTACCGGCCCGACGACGCCCACGCGCTGTTCCCGCATTTCAAGGGCGACATCGCCGGCGTGTTCTGGAGCCCGGACGAAATCCGCATCGAGGCGAAGTCCGCGATCCCGAAGATCGCCGCCTGGCTCGAGGACGCGCACGACGTCGCGTTCAAGTGGGAGACCGCCGTCACCGCCGTGGCGGACGGCGAGCTCACGACCTCGCGCGGGCCGATCTCGGCCGCCGCCGTGGTGGTCTGCCCCGGCGACGACTTCCGCACTCTGTTCGCCGACAGGCTGCTCGGCGCAGGCCTGTCGCGCGCGAAATCGCATATGCTGAGGGTCCGCTGCGAGGACGGGTTCGAGCTGCCGGGCGCGGTCGCGAGCGACCTCGCGATCCAGCGCTTGCCGGCCTTCGAGGGGCTCGACGGCGCGGAAGCCCTGCGCGCGCGGCTCGAGGCCGAGCAGCCGGACCATCTGCAGCACGGCGTCGCGATGCTGGCCTCCCAGTCCGCCGACGGATCGGTCGTGCTGTCGGGCAGCCGCCAGATCGAAGCGACGCCCGATCCGTTTCAGTCGCAGGCGATCGACGAACTGATCCTCGCCGAGTTCGAGGCGGTGTTCGGCAAGCGCCCGAAGCAGGTCGTATCGCGCTGGATCGGCGCCTATGCGTTCTCGACCGAGCGGCCCGTGGTGGTCGAGGCGCCGTCGGAGCGCGTGCGCATCGTGGTCGCGGCCTCCGCGGCCGGCGCGAGCTCCGCCTTCGCGGTGGCGGAGGAAACGATCGCAGGGCTCTTCGGCAAGGGCGCCTAA
- the purD gene encoding phosphoribosylamine--glycine ligase, giving the protein MIVLLVGSGGREHALAATLAKSPRLTRLIAAPGNPGVAQHAELRPVAADDVDGLVRLAVDEKVDLVVVGPEAPLVLGLVDRLTEKGIRAFGPTAAAARLEGSKAFTKALCARHGIPTAGYRHCRSAEEGRAAVEAFGAPVVVKADGLAAGKGVVVAETLEQALEAVAAIFSDPGAEAVVEEFMAGEEASLFALVDGETALLFGDAQDHKRAFDGDKGPNTGGMGAYSPAPVLSHALVEHAMAEIVRPTVTAMAEDGAPFVGFLYAGLMIGPNGPRLVEYNVRFGDPEAEVVLPRLQDDLLELLLAATEGGLKGREAKFRPETALTVVLAAKGYPGEYAKGSEIKGVEAAGKRRGVTVFHAGTKREGERLLAKGGRVLAVTALGADASEAQMNAYAAVDLIDWPDGFCRRDIGWRAAAASEEG; this is encoded by the coding sequence ATGATCGTTCTTCTCGTCGGTTCCGGCGGCCGCGAACACGCCCTCGCCGCGACGCTCGCCAAGAGCCCCAGGCTCACCCGCCTGATCGCAGCGCCCGGCAATCCAGGCGTCGCGCAGCACGCCGAGCTTCGGCCGGTCGCGGCCGACGACGTCGACGGCCTCGTCCGGCTCGCGGTCGACGAGAAGGTCGATCTCGTGGTGGTCGGCCCCGAAGCGCCGCTGGTCCTCGGCCTCGTCGACCGGCTGACCGAGAAGGGGATCAGGGCTTTTGGCCCGACCGCCGCCGCGGCGCGGCTTGAGGGCTCAAAAGCCTTCACCAAGGCGCTCTGCGCGCGCCACGGCATCCCGACGGCCGGATACCGCCACTGCCGCTCCGCCGAGGAAGGCCGCGCCGCCGTCGAGGCGTTCGGCGCGCCGGTCGTGGTGAAGGCCGACGGGCTCGCCGCCGGCAAGGGCGTCGTCGTGGCCGAGACGCTCGAACAGGCGCTGGAAGCCGTCGCGGCGATTTTTTCCGACCCCGGCGCCGAAGCGGTGGTCGAGGAATTCATGGCGGGCGAAGAGGCGAGCCTGTTCGCGCTGGTCGACGGCGAGACCGCCCTGCTGTTCGGCGACGCGCAGGACCACAAGCGCGCCTTCGACGGCGACAAGGGCCCGAACACCGGCGGCATGGGGGCCTATTCCCCCGCCCCCGTGCTCAGCCACGCGCTGGTCGAGCACGCGATGGCCGAGATCGTGCGCCCGACCGTGACGGCGATGGCCGAAGACGGCGCGCCCTTCGTCGGCTTCCTCTACGCCGGGCTGATGATCGGCCCCAACGGTCCCCGCCTCGTCGAATACAATGTCCGCTTTGGCGACCCTGAGGCCGAGGTCGTGCTGCCGCGGCTGCAGGACGACCTGCTGGAGCTCCTCCTCGCCGCAACCGAAGGCGGGCTGAAGGGCCGCGAGGCGAAATTCCGTCCCGAAACCGCCCTCACCGTCGTGCTCGCGGCGAAAGGCTATCCTGGCGAGTACGCCAAGGGGTCCGAGATCAAGGGCGTCGAGGCCGCCGGCAAGCGCCGGGGCGTCACCGTGTTCCACGCCGGCACCAAGCGCGAGGGCGAGCGGTTGCTGGCGAAGGGCGGGCGGGTGCTCGCCGTCACGGCGCTCGGCGCCGACGCTTCAGAGGCTCAGATGAACGCCTATGCGGCGGTCGACCTGATCGACTGGCCGGACGGTTTTTGCCGCCGCGACATCGGCTGGCGCGCGGCGGCGGCGTCCGAGGAGGGCTGA
- a CDS encoding S8 family serine peptidase, with protein MFEDIQFQVLPGNDDDAFRTWDIAPGGGGGGGGDDVGLRHVVEQIRAPQAWSLSRGSGVTIAVVDTGVDKDLREVNAARRHPANLRTAYVGKHWDDEEGHGSMCAAIAAGSKSGGGYFDGVAPEATVLSARTTLGSTDLFDVYDELILAKSDNRIAGPLVITNSYGLYVCSTPNVMPQDHPFLANVLSAIDAGAFVCFAAGNNHVETCSYDPTQCGPNSIWGPNSHDRVVSVGTVDRNLSNRDNATPHVDSSRGPGEWAREFPKPDCVAPTYGMVPWGGQYTRMDWWGTSGACPQVAGLAALLLSLRPALQPGDAANVIRDSCRTTGAGPGCVGRGVINCEAAIGLLASSQIALDGPGGSPAGLPRA; from the coding sequence GTGTTCGAGGACATCCAGTTCCAGGTGTTGCCGGGCAACGACGACGACGCGTTCCGCACCTGGGATATCGCTCCCGGCGGCGGCGGCGGCGGCGGCGGTGACGACGTGGGGTTAAGGCATGTCGTCGAGCAGATCAGGGCGCCGCAGGCGTGGTCTCTCTCCCGCGGTTCCGGCGTGACGATCGCTGTGGTTGACACCGGCGTGGACAAGGATCTGCGTGAGGTCAACGCCGCTCGGCGTCATCCGGCGAACCTGCGGACGGCCTATGTCGGCAAGCATTGGGACGACGAAGAGGGACATGGCTCGATGTGCGCCGCGATCGCCGCCGGGTCGAAGAGCGGCGGGGGCTATTTCGACGGCGTCGCGCCGGAGGCGACGGTGCTGTCCGCTCGAACCACGCTCGGCTCCACCGACCTGTTCGACGTCTACGACGAACTGATTCTCGCAAAGTCGGACAACCGCATCGCCGGACCTCTGGTCATCACCAACTCATACGGGCTCTACGTCTGTTCGACGCCGAACGTCATGCCGCAGGATCACCCGTTTCTGGCGAACGTGCTGTCCGCCATCGACGCAGGCGCTTTCGTCTGCTTCGCGGCCGGGAACAACCATGTCGAGACGTGCTCGTATGACCCAACCCAATGTGGGCCGAACTCGATCTGGGGACCGAATTCGCACGACCGGGTCGTCAGCGTGGGCACGGTCGACCGCAATTTATCAAACCGGGACAACGCCACGCCGCATGTCGACTCGAGCCGGGGGCCGGGCGAATGGGCGCGGGAGTTCCCGAAGCCCGACTGCGTGGCGCCGACATATGGAATGGTGCCATGGGGCGGCCAGTACACGCGGATGGATTGGTGGGGGACGTCGGGAGCCTGCCCGCAAGTTGCGGGGCTCGCCGCGCTCCTGTTATCGCTTCGGCCGGCCTTGCAGCCCGGAGACGCCGCCAACGTGATCAGGGATAGCTGCCGGACAACGGGCGCCGGACCTGGCTGCGTCGGCCGCGGCGTGATCAATTGCGAAGCGGCGATCGGTCTACTTGCCAGTTCGCAGATTGCGCTCGATGGTCCGGGGGGGTCCCCGGCGGGCTTGCCGCGCGCGTGA
- a CDS encoding sigma-54 dependent transcriptional regulator: MSQPLTTDAAGLSPSVRTRVLLVEADPASARVATCAVATAGGEVMATLPPDAAARVATSADVAVVDLPGKEQLALVERLVEKGLVVVATSGAGSVALAVEAMRRGAVDFVLKPYSPDTLAKRLAPRFADIATRAAPPVAPVAQQITRQEPGADFASFVGASPAMLRLYAEIERVAPSRAPVFVTGESGSGKELCAEALHARSGRAHKPFVALNCGAIPRELMESEVFGHVRGAFTGATEDRPGAVEAAEGGTLFLDEIGEMELALQAKLLRVLQTGEFRRVGEARARQADIRIICATHRDPQGEVAAGRFRQDLYYRLHVLPLKLPPLRERGADIAALAQSFLARFSSEEGRAIEAIAPDAMARLLAYDWPGNVRELQNVLRRAVVLGDGGVLTLDMLPAEIALDTPAPGALAASEPDAIEPFWKTERRVIERAVAAFGGNTARAAAALELSPSTIYRKRERWAEIGAA; this comes from the coding sequence ATGTCGCAGCCGCTGACGACGGACGCCGCAGGCCTGTCGCCGAGCGTTCGCACGCGGGTTCTCCTCGTCGAGGCCGACCCGGCCTCCGCGCGGGTCGCGACATGCGCGGTGGCGACCGCCGGCGGCGAGGTGATGGCGACGCTTCCGCCCGACGCCGCAGCGCGCGTGGCGACGTCGGCCGATGTCGCGGTGGTCGATCTTCCGGGCAAGGAACAGCTCGCGCTGGTCGAGCGCCTCGTCGAAAAGGGCCTCGTCGTCGTCGCGACCAGCGGCGCGGGCTCGGTCGCGCTCGCGGTCGAGGCGATGCGCCGCGGCGCGGTCGACTTCGTCCTGAAACCCTATTCGCCCGACACGCTCGCCAAGCGCCTCGCGCCGCGCTTCGCCGACATCGCCACGCGCGCCGCCCCGCCGGTCGCTCCGGTCGCGCAACAGATCACGCGCCAGGAGCCCGGCGCCGACTTCGCCTCCTTCGTCGGCGCCTCGCCCGCGATGCTCCGCCTCTACGCCGAGATCGAACGCGTCGCGCCGTCGCGCGCGCCGGTCTTCGTCACCGGCGAGAGCGGCTCCGGCAAGGAACTTTGCGCCGAGGCGCTGCACGCCCGCTCAGGGAGAGCGCACAAGCCGTTCGTGGCGCTGAACTGCGGCGCGATCCCGCGCGAACTCATGGAGTCCGAGGTCTTCGGCCATGTTCGCGGCGCCTTTACGGGCGCGACGGAGGATCGTCCCGGGGCGGTCGAAGCGGCCGAGGGCGGCACGCTGTTCCTGGACGAGATCGGCGAGATGGAGCTTGCGCTGCAGGCCAAGCTCCTGCGCGTGCTGCAGACCGGCGAGTTCCGCCGCGTCGGCGAGGCGCGCGCGCGGCAGGCCGACATCCGCATAATCTGCGCCACCCATCGCGACCCGCAAGGCGAAGTCGCGGCCGGCCGGTTCCGGCAGGACCTCTACTACCGCCTCCATGTGCTGCCGCTGAAGCTGCCGCCGCTGCGCGAGCGCGGCGCCGACATCGCGGCGCTGGCGCAGTCTTTTCTTGCGCGCTTTTCCAGCGAGGAAGGCCGCGCGATCGAGGCGATCGCGCCGGACGCGATGGCGCGGCTCCTGGCGTATGACTGGCCCGGAAACGTCCGCGAGCTGCAGAATGTGCTGCGCCGCGCGGTGGTGCTCGGCGACGGCGGCGTGCTGACGCTCGACATGCTGCCCGCGGAGATCGCGCTCGACACGCCTGCCCCCGGCGCGTTGGCTGCGTCCGAGCCCGACGCCATCGAGCCGTTCTGGAAGACCGAGCGCCGGGTCATCGAGCGCGCGGTCGCGGCGTTCGGCGGCAACACCGCGCGCGCCGCCGCGGCGCTGGAGCTGAGCCCCTCGACGATCTACCGCAAGCGCGAGCGCTGGGCGGAAATCGGCGCCGCGTAG